A stretch of the Methanobacterium veterum genome encodes the following:
- the hdrB gene encoding CoB--CoM heterodisulfide reductase subunit B codes for MADFAYFLGCIMNNRYPGIEKSSRMMFEKFGITLNDMEGASCCPAPGVFGSFDKTSWLSIAARNITIAEDMGMDIMTECNGCFGTLFETNHELAHDEAAKEKVNEILSEVGREYKGEIKVRHFAEVLYNDVGLDKIAAAVTNPLDGLNVAVHYGCHFLRPTADIQIDNAEKPTILDEIVEATGAKSVDYRDKMQCCGAGGGVRSRDLDVALDFTKDKLTNMEAAGADAIVNVCPFCHLQFDVGQTEIKKKTGDEFNIPVFHLAQFLGLAMGYSPEDLTVDVHQIAVDSALEQIAKLDEITGGE; via the coding sequence ATGGCTGATTTCGCATATTTCTTAGGATGTATAATGAACAACAGATACCCTGGAATCGAAAAATCATCAAGAATGATGTTTGAAAAGTTCGGTATAACCTTAAACGACATGGAAGGAGCTTCATGCTGCCCTGCACCAGGTGTATTTGGATCATTCGATAAAACTAGCTGGCTCTCAATAGCCGCAAGAAACATTACCATAGCTGAAGACATGGGAATGGACATAATGACCGAATGTAACGGATGTTTCGGTACATTATTTGAAACTAACCACGAACTTGCTCACGATGAAGCAGCAAAAGAAAAAGTTAACGAAATTCTCTCTGAAGTTGGAAGAGAATACAAAGGCGAAATAAAAGTAAGACACTTCGCAGAAGTATTATACAACGATGTAGGTCTTGACAAAATAGCAGCTGCTGTTACAAACCCATTAGACGGACTTAATGTTGCTGTACACTACGGATGCCACTTCTTAAGGCCAACAGCAGACATACAAATAGACAACGCTGAAAAACCAACAATTTTAGATGAAATTGTAGAAGCAACAGGTGCAAAATCTGTAGACTACAGAGACAAAATGCAGTGCTGCGGTGCTGGTGGTGGAGTACGTTCAAGAGACTTAGATGTCGCTTTAGACTTCACAAAAGACAAATTAACCAACATGGAAGCTGCTGGTGCAGACGCTATCGTAAACGTATGCCCATTCTGTCACTTACAGTTTGACGTAGGTCAGACCGAAATTAAAAAGAAAACCGGTGACGAATTCAACATACCTGTTTTCCACTTAGCTCAATTCTTAGGTCTTGCAATGGGATACAGCCCTGAAGACTTAACCGTTGACGTTCACCAGATAGCTGTGGACTCTGCACTTGAGCAAATAGCAAAATTAGATGAAATAACCGGCGGAGAATAA
- a CDS encoding metallophosphoesterase family protein has product MKILVMGDIHGQCHKIFNYLQKNDVDLIILTGDITHFGPPKLCGDILNSICAFNVPTFTIPGNCDPTGVYAEIEKSNAINIHNRSTVIKNIGICGFGGSNPTPFDTPLEFEEMEIYDELKKLMKQIENQEIKVLVTHAPPYNTKTDLIPSGDHVGSKSVRKIIEEFQPSLNLCGHIHEAVAIDKIGNTIIFNPGEASHGFAGIIDINEDGREIKISPQLINL; this is encoded by the coding sequence ATGAAAATCCTTGTTATGGGCGATATACACGGACAGTGTCATAAAATTTTTAATTATCTTCAAAAAAATGACGTAGATCTAATAATTTTAACTGGAGATATAACCCATTTTGGACCTCCAAAGTTATGTGGAGACATATTAAATAGTATATGCGCATTTAATGTGCCCACATTTACAATACCAGGTAACTGCGATCCAACAGGTGTTTACGCGGAAATTGAAAAGTCAAATGCCATTAACATACACAATAGATCAACTGTTATTAAAAATATAGGTATTTGCGGGTTTGGCGGCTCAAATCCAACTCCATTTGACACGCCCCTTGAATTTGAAGAGATGGAAATATATGATGAACTTAAAAAGCTGATGAAACAAATTGAAAATCAGGAAATAAAAGTACTGGTGACTCATGCGCCCCCCTACAACACAAAAACTGATTTAATACCTTCTGGAGACCATGTAGGGAGTAAAAGTGTTCGAAAGATAATAGAAGAGTTTCAACCTTCTCTAAACTTGTGTGGACATATACATGAAGCAGTAGCCATTGACAAAATAGGGAATACTATTATATTCAATCCAGGAGAAGCATCTCATGGTTTTGCAGGCATAATAGACATAAATGAAGATGGAAGAGAAATAAAAATATCCCCCCAACTCATAAATCTTTAA
- a CDS encoding inorganic phosphate transporter: MSKILDYLIILGVAAGIYLAANIGANDIGNSMGTAVGSGVVKMRQALIVGAVFMFIGAVFLSGNVIKTISGGIVASSFITPIGAVIATLSAGIWVSISIFRKTPVSGSHAMVGAIFGYGIVYAGTAHIQWNSLLNIALSWISSPLLGLTVGFVFYYLLRVSLLEKTTSMAVRGRLEKIFSYLQIVSSCFAAMGVGAIDIAAATGIMIAVAGSAASSDIRVLGAIGIVSGILVAGNRITGTVGKRITNLVPTRGVSAQIAAASVILLFTFLGMPISPTQTLVGSVIGVGLARKTRDIGGDVVKQIVSSWALTFPICAVISGTLFFVISSFL; this comes from the coding sequence GTGAGTAAAATCTTAGACTACCTTATTATACTTGGTGTTGCTGCAGGTATCTATCTGGCGGCTAATATTGGGGCCAATGATATTGGTAACTCCATGGGAACTGCCGTAGGAAGTGGTGTTGTTAAGATGAGGCAAGCCCTTATAGTGGGGGCTGTGTTCATGTTTATAGGGGCTGTATTTTTAAGTGGTAATGTCATTAAAACTATATCTGGAGGTATAGTTGCATCATCATTTATAACTCCTATAGGGGCGGTTATAGCTACTTTATCTGCAGGAATATGGGTTAGTATTTCTATTTTTAGGAAAACTCCTGTTTCAGGGAGCCATGCTATGGTTGGGGCAATTTTTGGATATGGGATTGTTTATGCAGGTACAGCTCATATACAATGGAATTCACTTCTCAATATAGCATTAAGCTGGATTTCATCTCCACTTTTGGGCCTTACAGTTGGTTTTGTTTTTTATTATCTTTTAAGAGTTTCACTTCTTGAGAAAACAACCAGTATGGCTGTAAGGGGCAGATTAGAAAAAATATTCTCTTATTTACAGATTGTGAGTTCATGTTTCGCTGCTATGGGAGTAGGTGCCATAGATATTGCAGCTGCAACAGGTATAATGATTGCAGTAGCTGGAAGTGCTGCAAGCAGCGATATAAGAGTATTGGGTGCTATTGGAATTGTTTCTGGAATTTTAGTTGCTGGAAATAGAATTACAGGTACAGTCGGAAAAAGGATAACTAATTTGGTTCCAACAAGGGGTGTTTCAGCTCAAATAGCGGCTGCTTCTGTTATTTTACTTTTCACATTTTTAGGAATGCCTATATCTCCAACTCAAACACTTGTAGGGTCTGTAATTGGAGTGGGGCTTGCGAGGAAAACTAGAGATATTGGTGGTGACGTTGTAAAACAAATTGTATCTTCATGGGCTCTTACATTCCCGATATGTGCAGTTATATCTGGAACGCTATTTTTTGTTATATCTTCATTTTTATAA
- a CDS encoding DUF2096 domain-containing protein has protein sequence MTELPMEQTWLVLVELLTDLRKRGIKIPDEVPKTVRLAKTTINFYKADPTNQDMMNEIKRINDFLNSIQDTLLDLAEEVGKDYKDGWLDKLMRASRGERVVEKEENAPKFAVGVPSGFSMVKVTFQEPLSEERLNDIAEEYGVIIEFEEDDVVAIYGDQDNVKASLKEIASFFQK, from the coding sequence ATGACCGAACTGCCTATGGAACAAACATGGTTAGTTCTTGTTGAACTTTTAACTGACCTTCGAAAACGTGGAATCAAAATTCCAGATGAAGTACCCAAAACTGTGAGATTAGCAAAAACTACCATAAATTTTTACAAAGCAGACCCTACTAACCAGGACATGATGAACGAAATAAAAAGAATAAATGATTTTCTAAATTCAATTCAGGATACTCTTCTTGATCTTGCTGAGGAAGTAGGTAAAGATTACAAAGATGGATGGCTCGATAAACTTATGAGGGCTTCAAGAGGGGAAAGAGTAGTAGAAAAAGAGGAAAATGCACCTAAATTTGCTGTTGGAGTTCCTTCCGGATTTTCAATGGTGAAGGTTACATTCCAGGAGCCTTTATCAGAGGAAAGGTTAAATGATATTGCTGAAGAATATGGAGTTATAATAGAATTTGAAGAAGATGACGTGGTTGCAATTTATGGGGATCAAGACAACGTTAAAGCAAGTTTAAAAGAAATAGCTTCATTTTTCCAGAAATAA
- a CDS encoding CBS domain-containing protein, translating to MLEKQKVKEVMTEDVITVPPSEDVVFAFEKLMKYKVSSLPVVDEEGILLGIVTATDLGHNLILDKYELGTTVDKVMVKDVICIGSQDNLKTAVKKMNKYGAGGGIVNQLIVVDDHKIKGIISDGDIIKALRAL from the coding sequence ATGTTAGAGAAACAAAAAGTTAAAGAAGTGATGACAGAGGACGTTATAACAGTTCCTCCTAGTGAAGACGTTGTTTTCGCTTTTGAAAAGTTAATGAAATATAAGGTAAGTTCGCTCCCTGTTGTTGATGAAGAGGGAATACTTTTAGGTATCGTGACAGCAACAGATCTTGGACATAACCTGATTCTTGATAAATATGAACTTGGAACAACCGTCGACAAAGTCATGGTAAAAGATGTAATCTGCATAGGCTCACAGGATAACCTGAAAACTGCAGTTAAAAAAATGAATAAGTATGGTGCTGGTGGTGGAATTGTAAATCAACTGATTGTAGTAGATGATCATAAAATAAAAGGCATAATTTCAGATGGAGATATAATAAAAGCATTAAGAGCACTTTAA
- a CDS encoding DUF749 domain-containing protein, whose protein sequence is MFIATLVGIFKFDELPQEYGPYVRYKASLEKKNIDENEKIAILNISGTESYHVLFLDSYKSTAEIDEELKAADAKLNYNTKKILEGHL, encoded by the coding sequence TTGTTTATTGCTACACTGGTTGGAATATTTAAATTTGATGAATTACCACAAGAATATGGACCATATGTAAGATATAAGGCTTCTCTTGAAAAGAAAAACATTGATGAAAATGAAAAAATCGCCATTCTAAACATAAGTGGTACCGAAAGCTATCACGTTTTATTCTTAGATTCATATAAAAGCACAGCTGAAATAGACGAAGAACTAAAGGCAGCTGATGCAAAACTTAATTATAACACTAAAAAAATACTGGAAGGACACTTATGA
- a CDS encoding 2-phosphoglycerate kinase, with product MIMVEGEVSGKKYREPFSKGVLARSLTRAEMDPNKAYTFASQIEAHLRKEGIKVISLEDLIGIVRVKLKEENEEVAEKYGLWKRIRTCKEPLIILIGGASGVGTSSIAFEVANRLGIRNMTSTDIIREVMRKMVSKELLPTLFESSYTAYKSLRIPPSPELDEVIIGFRDHVDTVSVGVEAVIERALKEGVSIVIEGVHIVPGFINEELVSKHNVAMFVLTLQDEEVHKGRFYSRCRQLWARRPLKRYMNYFGAIRKTHKYFENQAQKYDIPVIENIDVTTTIDCIIETITKTYGREEDVRETKS from the coding sequence ATGATAATGGTAGAAGGAGAAGTAAGTGGTAAAAAGTATAGAGAGCCTTTTTCTAAAGGAGTCTTAGCACGATCTTTAACTCGAGCAGAGATGGATCCAAATAAGGCATATACATTCGCATCTCAAATAGAAGCCCATTTAAGAAAAGAAGGAATAAAAGTTATAAGCCTAGAAGACCTTATAGGAATAGTTCGGGTAAAATTAAAAGAAGAAAATGAAGAAGTAGCTGAAAAATATGGGCTATGGAAACGGATTCGTACATGTAAAGAACCTCTTATTATATTAATAGGAGGAGCTTCAGGAGTTGGTACATCTTCAATTGCTTTTGAAGTTGCTAACAGGCTTGGAATAAGAAACATGACAAGCACAGATATCATAAGAGAAGTTATGCGTAAGATGGTATCAAAAGAACTGTTGCCAACTTTATTTGAATCCAGTTACACTGCATATAAATCATTGAGGATTCCCCCATCTCCCGAGCTTGATGAAGTAATCATTGGATTTAGGGATCACGTAGATACTGTAAGTGTAGGTGTTGAAGCTGTAATTGAAAGAGCACTGAAAGAAGGAGTAAGTATAGTCATTGAAGGCGTTCATATCGTTCCAGGATTTATAAACGAAGAACTTGTGAGTAAACACAATGTTGCCATGTTCGTTTTAACCTTGCAGGACGAAGAAGTTCATAAAGGAAGATTCTACTCAAGGTGCAGGCAGCTATGGGCTCGAAGGCCATTAAAAAGGTATATGAATTACTTTGGAGCAATACGAAAAACACATAAATACTTCGAAAATCAGGCCCAGAAGTATGATATACCTGTTATTGAAAATATTGACGTTACAACCACGATTGATTGTATAATAGAAACTATTACAAAGACATATGGACGTGAAGAAGATGTTAGAGAAACAAAAAGTTAA